In Megalopta genalis isolate 19385.01 chromosome 7, iyMegGena1_principal, whole genome shotgun sequence, a single window of DNA contains:
- the LOC117221757 gene encoding uncharacterized protein LOC117221757 isoform X7, whose amino-acid sequence MARKVRKASPKASPTIEEGKGDGVADGEEPVENIRQKMIKDMQEEIRLEQYNQMQCKQQEEQQLKKYETQLGETRAVLDRHWTAFVEDARNLQEQENVVGQVHDLRRTPGSRLVVRPEHVPLRLDDGEQGREHGHGYGNLQRDHRRRCTSSRKTEIENQKIVCISRFLTVDGQAAEDRPVLRQLFQEARRRIRIDREGATHQTSELDRPRLLPIAAQHRGEHDEGGHEDDQICARVRPDGVLRVGADRSACRHETDHGQGQVHLTLFAVRVLPLHGRSIVFGAHRKAIEVAFDEIKLTVKLPVDLDCHRMAIRGLWLAYDHYSVETESRRVPDLPAELRNSWDKPPDLLEFARTEYREKLRIWEEQAEERRLRLDEKKTILEKIENPPALPSARRGGKRGKKQKRPKSAKNNASEFEQTLDRFLPTDGELLPYLPTPNEVVRQREEENRKEETYSRATRTVHEISSGTAEGTAVRRVLETVRASAAGAGLRENAGGDRGRDEGSRDRDGVAALDHGAVTGHGFLVRAAAGSALDTREEGLVDERHPRHQVQRGEADDRVQKRETGRPRPGREQVRESAVSELGIEAGGAEERSEFWRGCSERYRRHHSSRIRGQRGSRVPELVRGRLIDAFEADARRVSRTGHADRGINIIETG is encoded by the exons ATGGCGCGAAAAGTGCGGAAAGCCTCGCCGAAAGCTAGCCCTACCATCGAAGAGGGCAAGGGCGACGGTGTGGCCGACGGCGAGGAGCCGGTCGAGAACATCAG GCAGAAGATGATAAAGGACATGCAAGAGGAGATCCGATTGGAACAGTACAACCAGATGCAGTGCAAGCAGCAGGAGGAGCAGCAATTGAAGAAGTACGAGACCCAGCTGGGCGAGACCAGGGCGGTTCTCGACCGTCATTGGACGGCGTTCGTCGAAGACGCTCGTAACTTGCAGGAGCAGGAGAACGTTG TGGGACAGGTACATGACCTGCGACGGACTCCCGGATCCCGGCTCGTTGTCCGACCTGAACACGTTCCTCTTCGTCTGGACGATGGAGAACAAGGACGCGAACATGGACACGGTTACGGGAATCTGCAACGTGATCACCGACGTAGGTGCACCTCGAGCCGGAAAACCGAGATCGAAAACCAGAAAATCGTATGCATCTCGCGTTTCCTTACAGTTGATGGCCAAGCTGCAGAGGATCGTCCGGTTCTCCGACAACTTTTCCAAGAAGCACGGCGACGAATACGAATCG ATCGCGAAGGAGCTACGCACCAAACTTCAGAGCTGGATCGACCTCGCTTGTTACCGATTGCTGCGCAACATCGAGGCGAACATGACGAGGGAGGACATGAAGACGACCAGATATGTGCGCGAGTCCGTCCAGATGGTGTGCTGCGTGTGGGCGCCGATCGTTCTGCCTGTCGGCATGAAACGGATCACGGACAAGGACAGGTACACTTGACTCTGTTCGCCGTTCGAGTTTTACCTTTGCACGGTCGTTCCATCGTCTTCGGGGCACACAGAAAGGCGATCGAGGTGGCGTTCGACGAGATCAAGCTGACGGTCAAGCTGCCGGTCGACTTGGACTGCCATCGCATGGCGATCCGCGGGCTCTGGCTGGCTTACGATCACTATTCCGTCGAGACCGAGTCCCGTCGCGTACCGGACTTGCCGGCGGAGCTCCGAAATTCCTGGGACAAGCCCCCCG ATCTGCTCGAGTTCGCGAGAACGGAATATCGCGAGAAGCTTCGGATCTGGGAGGAGCAGGCCGAAGAACGCCGGCTGCGACTGGACGAGAAGAAGACTATACTAGAGAAAATAGAGAATCCGCCGGCTCTGCCGAGCGCCCGCAGGGGAGGGAAGCGCGGCAAGAAGCAAAAGAGGCCAAAGTCCGCCAAGAATAATGCGTCGGAGTTCGAGCAGACCTTGGATAGATTCTTGCCCACGGACGGGGAGTTGCTGCCATATCTACCGACGCCCAACGAGGTCGTCAGACAGCGGGAAG AGGAGAACAGGAAAGAG GAGACCTACTCTCGTGCTACACGTACCGTGCACGAAATTTCCAGTGGAACTGCCGAAGGAACCGCGGTTCGCCGTGTTCTCGAGACGGTACGAGCCTCCGCAGCCGGCGCCGGACTCCGAGAGAACGCCGGAGGTGATCGAGGCCGAGATGAAGGCTCTCGAGACCGCGATGGAGTCGCTGCTCTTGATCACGGTGCA GTTACCGGACACGGTTTTTTGGTTCGAGCCGCCGCTGGTAGCGCATTGGATACCAGAGAAGAAGGTCTGGTCGACGAGAGACATCCACGACATCAAGTACAACGAGGAGAAGCAGACGATCGCGTTCAGAAGCGGGAAACTGGGCGTCCACGGCCTGGCCGCGAACAAGTTCGCGAATCTGCCGTTTCAGAGCTGGGAATTGAAGCCGGAGGTGCGGAAGAACGGTCGGAATTTTGGCGGGGTTGTTCTGAACGTTACCGCCGCCACCATTCAAGCCGAATTCGTGGTCAGA GAGGATCGCGTGTGCCTGAACTCGTTCGCGGGCGGCTCATCGACGCCTTTGAAGCAGATGCTCGGCGAGTTTCTCGAACTGGACACGCTGATCGAGGTATAAACATCATCGAAACGGGTTGA